TGCCATCACCATTCATATCATTATAATATGTATAGGAATAACGTCCTGTATGATATCCTGAATAAAATAACGAGAATGTTGTCTTTAAGCATTTAGCATAATTAATTTCATAAGAAGCATTAGCAATAATACGATGGGGCGTAGAAAATAAAGAATAAGATACTCCAGGATCATTCAATGAATTTACTGCCACATTATTTTGCCATGCTGAATTAGGTGCTGACCCAGGATTTGCAGTCAGATCTTTAGCCATTGTATAAGTATAGCCGATAGACCCTGTAAAACCAAAATCGTATTTCTTTGTCAAAATAGCATTAAAAGAATATTGATATCCTTTATCTTCTCCATTAGAAAGTTTTACTACTACATTCTTACCATTAGTATAATCATTATACTCGTATTTTTTTGAAGCCCAATAAATACGATCCGGTTGTTCATTATACACACCCGTAGGCTCAGCCTCATTCATATTGATCTGCGCAACATTATAAATATCTCTTGTATACATTGCTCCAACAGATAACATAAAATCATACGGCAGTTGAATATCCACATTCAAATTACTACGCCAAACTTGCGGCATCTTAAACTTAGGATCTACATATGCTATAACATCAGGTGCTTGCTCTGAAGGTGTAGAAGGAAATAAACTGGGATATTTCTGCAGAGTTTCTCTATAATTAGGATTAAAACCAAAGTCAGCAGGTAAAGAGCCCGGATTTTTTTGTGTATTATACTCTACCATATTTTGGTATAAGCCCGAATTACTTGGTTGATTAGTGAACCATACAAAAGGTAACAATCCAGTAAAGATTCCTGTACCTCCTGATACAATTACGGAGCGATCACCTTTTACATCCCAATTAAAACCGACTCTTGGCGAAAACAAGACTTGCGTCTTCGGCCACTTAGAAATATCGACATGAGTATTATTTACAAAAGCTAATTCCTCTATTGACTTGTTAGAATCCAATGAATTCATATATATTGGCATATCCAGACGTAAGCCATAAGTCAAACGAAAATTAGGAGTAAGAGACCATACGTCTTGGGCATACACACCAGCCATTCCGAATGTCAACTCAGAACCTGGAGCATCATTACCATTATACCCATATGTAATACCATAAATGGTAGGTACTTTTCCCTGCATAAAATCATCCATTGAATCATAACGATAATATCCGTAAGGGCCTCTCAAATAAGAGTTTTTAAAATATTGGCGTTCAAAAGAAACGCCAGCAAGCAATTCATGTTTTCCTAATGATATACTCACATTATCAACAAGACTAAATACATTATTGATAACCTGATTATTAGGAGTAAACACTTCTGTACCTAAAGTTATATATTGCTTTCCGTCCTTATATATATCGACAAAAGGAAAATCAGAGCCTTTCTGCTCGCGTGTATCACTAATATGAGTATATGTGGCTAACAGTTTATTCTGAACATTATTCGAGAAACGACTATTTAACTCGCCTGTTATCGATGTTACTACGTTTTTCATCTTATAGTTTGAATTACCAAAAGAAAAGGCATCCAAACCATAACGATTAGAATTAGTACTAGTTATAATAGTGGACTTAGCGCTTACTTCTCTGTCATCTTCTGAGGAAACAGAATTAAAACGCACTGTCAACTTATGGTTCTGATGTATATTCCAATCAATACGAGCCATTAACTTCCAATTATCACTTTGGAAATTATTGAAGTTC
This sequence is a window from Bacteroides thetaiotaomicron VPI-5482. Protein-coding genes within it:
- a CDS encoding TonB-dependent receptor, giving the protein MLKRMRSFLVVVMLLITATMSAQVTTASMSGKVTAQDEPIIGATIVAIHEPSGTRYGTVTNVSGQFNLQGMRTGGPYKVEITYVGYQSAIYKGIQLSLGENYVLNVSLKESSELLDEVVVTAPKTIEKIGTVTNVSERQMNTLPTINRSITDFTKLSPYAGGSSSFAGRDGRYNNITIDGASFNNSFGLSSNNLPGGDSQPISLDAIDEITVNVSPYDVKYSNFTGASINAVTKSGTNSFSGTAYTYHKPRGFAGSSIDGEDILKAKEYNSHSYGVTFGGPIIKNKLFFFLNAEIENKETPGVTWLPNQDQNGTGDSGKRISRTWVGDMRTISDFVKTKYDYDPGQYENFNNFQSDNWKLMARIDWNIHQNHKLTVRFNSVSSEDDREVSAKSTIITSTNSNRYGLDAFSFGNSNYKMKNVVTSITGELNSRFSNNVQNKLLATYTHISDTREQKGSDFPFVDIYKDGKQYITLGTEVFTPNNQVINNVFSLVDNVSISLGKHELLAGVSFERQYFKNSYLRGPYGYYRYDSMDDFMQGKVPTIYGITYGYNGNDAPGSELTFGMAGVYAQDVWSLTPNFRLTYGLRLDMPIYMNSLDSNKSIEELAFVNNTHVDISKWPKTQVLFSPRVGFNWDVKGDRSVIVSGGTGIFTGLLPFVWFTNQPSNSGLYQNMVEYNTQKNPGSLPADFGFNPNYRETLQKYPSLFPSTPSEQAPDVIAYVDPKFKMPQVWRSNLNVDIQLPYDFMLSVGAMYTRDIYNVAQINMNEAEPTGVYNEQPDRIYWASKKYEYNDYTNGKNVVVKLSNGEDKGYQYSFNAILTKKYDFGFTGSIGYTYTMAKDLTANPGSAPNSAWQNNVAVNSLNDPGVSYSLFSTPHRIIANASYEINYAKCLKTTFSLFYSGYHTGRYSYTYYNDMNGDGNYSDLIYVPNSQDEMTFVDITDKSGAITYSAVDQAKDFWDFVNNDSYLKDRKGKYVERNGSLTPWINRFDFKIAQDFYATLGGRKYGIQVSLDMLNVGNMINSKWGAYQSCGLKSYDNVQLLKTASKVGEPLTYQINANSREAFKERSSWQYTNTIGSAWSMQLGVKVTF